One window from the genome of Pseudomonas sp. L5B5 encodes:
- a CDS encoding alpha/beta hydrolase family protein gives MNYVALSARILAGLSLSLFLPLSYAAELVGFREITVADASSQRPLHVALWYPTATASPLLVSAENPVFEGLPAVKDASPTPAAHPLVVLSHGYRGNWRNLSWLVTSLVGQGYVVAAPDHPGTTTFDRRPAEAAKLWERPRDVSRVIDTLSADKSLAGAVDPQRIAVIGHSLGGWTATALAGARYSPQRFLEECRLHPNPRLCGLAPELGIAPANEGALGVDLRDLRIKAIVALDTGLVRGFTPQSLSAVQTPTLILGAGVNIAGMPVEEESGYLGAHLPAATSSLRVIADASHFSFMQLCKPGAPALLREDHPEDEVICRDGDQRSRETIHQQVAQLIGGFLQQSLTSQPPRQ, from the coding sequence ATGAACTACGTTGCCTTGTCCGCACGGATACTCGCGGGCCTTTCACTCTCCCTGTTCCTGCCCCTGTCCTACGCCGCCGAGCTCGTCGGATTTCGTGAAATCACCGTGGCGGATGCAAGCAGCCAGCGCCCCCTGCATGTTGCCCTCTGGTACCCCACTGCAACCGCCAGCCCGCTTCTGGTGTCCGCGGAGAATCCGGTCTTTGAGGGCCTGCCCGCCGTCAAGGATGCCTCGCCTACCCCTGCGGCCCATCCGCTGGTAGTCCTGTCCCACGGCTATCGTGGCAACTGGCGCAACCTCAGCTGGCTGGTCACCTCGCTGGTCGGCCAGGGATATGTGGTCGCCGCCCCTGACCACCCGGGCACCACGACCTTCGACCGACGTCCTGCAGAAGCGGCGAAGCTCTGGGAGCGACCCCGCGATGTGAGTCGAGTGATAGACACACTCAGCGCAGACAAATCCCTGGCGGGCGCGGTCGACCCGCAGCGCATCGCCGTCATCGGCCATTCCCTGGGCGGCTGGACGGCTACCGCGCTGGCCGGCGCCCGCTACAGCCCGCAACGCTTCCTCGAGGAATGCCGGCTGCATCCCAATCCACGCCTGTGTGGGCTGGCTCCGGAGCTGGGCATCGCACCGGCCAACGAAGGCGCCCTGGGCGTCGACCTGCGGGACCTGCGAATCAAGGCAATCGTCGCCCTGGACACGGGACTGGTCCGAGGGTTCACCCCGCAAAGCCTGTCAGCAGTGCAGACACCGACCCTGATCCTGGGCGCCGGGGTGAACATTGCCGGCATGCCGGTGGAGGAGGAATCCGGCTACCTGGGGGCTCACCTGCCGGCGGCCACTTCAAGCCTGCGGGTGATCGCCGATGCCAGCCACTTCAGTTTCATGCAGCTCTGCAAGCCAGGCGCCCCGGCCCTGCTCAGAGAGGATCACCCCGAGGATGAAGTCATCTGCCGGGACGGCGACCAGCGCAGCCGCGAAACGATTCACCAGCAGGTGGCCCAGCTTATCGGCGGTTTTCTCCAGCAGAGCCTGACCAGCCAGCCACCGCGACAGTGA
- a CDS encoding DEAD/DEAH box helicase has translation MTFASLGLIEPLLRALEPLGYQTPTPVQAQAVPAVLAGRDLMAAAQTGTGKTAGFALPLLQRLTLEGPKVDSNSVRALILVPTRELAEQVHESVRQYAEHLPLRTYAVYGGVSINPQMMKLRKGVDLLVATPGRLLDLFRQNAVKFSQLQTLVLDEADRMLDLGFSEELKSIYAALPKKRQTLLFSATFSDPIRMLAGQMLDDPLSIEVSPRNVAANTVKQWVVPVDKKRKPELFSHLLRKNRWKQVLVFAKTRNGVDALVEKLQGQGVNADGIHGDKPQATRQRALDRFKAGEIQILVATDVAARGLDIEDLPLVVNFDLPIVAEDYIHRIGRTGRAGATGEAISLVCADEVNLLSAIEMLTRQTLKRHEESDFEPEHRVPETDASGQVVKKPKKPKKPKAAGGAGKRNLGRWVDSGEVAAEPAVKPVRKVPAFNTGPRKRKP, from the coding sequence ATGACATTCGCCTCTCTTGGCCTGATCGAACCCTTGCTGCGCGCCCTCGAACCCCTCGGCTACCAGACCCCGACCCCGGTGCAGGCCCAGGCTGTTCCCGCGGTGCTGGCCGGTCGTGACCTGATGGCAGCAGCCCAGACCGGCACCGGCAAGACCGCAGGTTTCGCCCTGCCGCTGTTGCAGCGGCTGACCCTGGAAGGGCCGAAGGTCGATAGCAATTCGGTACGGGCGCTGATCCTGGTGCCGACCCGCGAGCTGGCCGAGCAGGTGCACGAGAGCGTACGCCAGTACGCCGAACACCTGCCGCTGCGTACCTACGCGGTGTACGGCGGGGTCAGCATCAACCCGCAGATGATGAAGCTGCGCAAGGGCGTCGACCTGCTGGTGGCGACCCCGGGGCGCCTGCTGGACCTGTTCCGGCAGAACGCGGTGAAGTTCAGCCAGTTGCAGACCCTGGTGCTGGATGAAGCCGACCGCATGCTTGACCTGGGGTTCTCCGAAGAACTCAAGAGCATCTATGCCGCCTTGCCGAAGAAGCGCCAGACCCTGCTGTTCTCCGCGACCTTCTCCGACCCCATTCGCATGCTGGCCGGGCAGATGCTCGATGATCCGCTGAGCATCGAGGTCAGCCCGCGCAACGTCGCCGCCAATACGGTCAAGCAATGGGTGGTGCCGGTGGACAAGAAGCGCAAGCCCGAGCTGTTCAGCCACCTGCTGCGCAAGAACCGCTGGAAGCAGGTGCTGGTGTTCGCCAAGACCCGCAACGGTGTGGACGCCCTGGTGGAAAAGCTCCAGGGCCAGGGCGTGAATGCCGACGGCATCCACGGTGACAAACCCCAGGCTACCCGCCAGCGCGCGCTGGACCGGTTCAAGGCCGGCGAGATCCAGATCCTGGTAGCCACCGATGTGGCAGCCCGTGGCCTGGACATCGAAGACTTGCCGCTGGTGGTCAACTTCGACCTGCCGATCGTGGCCGAGGACTATATCCACCGCATCGGCCGGACCGGGCGCGCCGGCGCTACCGGCGAGGCGATTTCCCTGGTCTGCGCGGATGAAGTCAACCTGTTGTCGGCGATCGAGATGCTCACCCGCCAGACCCTCAAGCGCCACGAAGAGTCGGACTTCGAGCCTGAGCACCGGGTGCCCGAGACCGATGCCAGTGGCCAGGTGGTGAAGAAACCTAAAAAGCCGAAGAAGCCCAAGGCTGCTGGCGGCGCCGGCAAGCGCAACCTCGGCCGTTGGGTCGACAGCGGGGAAGTGGCTGCCGAGCCTGCGGTAAAACCGGTGCGCAAGGTCCCGGCATTCAACACCGGGCCGCGCAAGCGCAAGCCATAA
- a CDS encoding HAD family hydrolase, whose product MSLSDIEHWVFDMDGTLTVAVHDFEAIRQALSIPADEDILTHLAALPADESAAKHAWLLEHERDLALGSRPAPGAVELVRDLAGRGYRLGILTRNARELAHVTLQAIGLADCFAEADVLGRDEAPPKPHPGGLLKLAQAWDVAPGRMVMVGDYRFDLDCGRAAGTRTVLVNLPDNPWPELTDWHARDCAQLHHLLRA is encoded by the coding sequence ATGAGTCTTTCGGATATCGAGCATTGGGTCTTCGACATGGACGGCACCCTGACCGTTGCCGTGCATGATTTCGAGGCGATCCGCCAGGCGTTGTCGATCCCGGCGGACGAGGACATCCTCACTCATCTGGCGGCCCTGCCCGCGGATGAGTCCGCAGCCAAGCATGCCTGGCTGCTGGAGCACGAGCGCGACCTGGCCCTGGGCTCACGCCCGGCGCCGGGGGCGGTGGAGCTGGTGCGGGACCTGGCCGGGCGCGGTTATCGCCTGGGCATCCTGACCCGCAATGCCCGGGAACTGGCCCACGTGACCCTGCAGGCCATCGGCCTGGCCGACTGCTTTGCCGAAGCCGACGTGCTGGGCCGCGACGAGGCCCCGCCCAAGCCCCATCCCGGAGGCCTGCTGAAGCTGGCCCAGGCCTGGGATGTGGCGCCAGGGCGCATGGTCATGGTCGGTGACTATCGTTTCGACCTGGACTGCGGTCGCGCGGCGGGCACTCGCACGGTGCTGGTCAACCTGCCGGACAATCCCTGGCCGGAACTGACCGACTGGCACGCCCGTGATTGTGCGCAACTGCACCACCTGCTTCGCGCCTGA
- a CDS encoding TIGR03862 family flavoprotein — MTRSPSSTPHHVAIIGGGPAGLMAAEVLSQAGVRVDLYDGMPSVGRKFLLAGVGGMNITHSEAYPAFLARYAERAPQIAPLLREFDAQALCQWIHSLGIQTFVGSSGRVFPTDMKAAPLLRAWLKRLREAGVVIHTRHRWLGWNADASLRIQHPEGEHAVQVDATLLALGGGSWARLGSDGAWLPLLEQCGVQVAPLQPSNCGFEVSAWSELLRSKFAGAPLKNVAIGLNDDTPRLGECVITARGIEGSLIYALSAPIREAINQHGQGTLHIDLLPGKPRDKVQAALAKPRGSRSMAKHLHSQLGIEGVKAALLRELTPAECFNDPARLAAAIKALPLTLVQARPLDEAISSAGGVCFEALDERLMTRQVPGLFCAGEMLDWEAPTGGYLLTACFASGRRAGRGILEWLEERHRH; from the coding sequence ATGACTCGATCCCCTTCCTCCACGCCCCACCACGTTGCCATCATCGGCGGCGGCCCTGCCGGCCTGATGGCCGCCGAGGTCCTGAGCCAGGCGGGAGTCCGGGTCGACCTGTACGACGGCATGCCATCGGTAGGGCGAAAATTCCTCCTGGCGGGTGTGGGCGGCATGAACATCACCCACTCCGAAGCCTACCCGGCGTTCCTTGCGCGTTATGCCGAACGGGCGCCACAGATCGCCCCCCTGCTGCGCGAGTTCGATGCCCAGGCCCTGTGCCAGTGGATTCACAGCTTGGGTATCCAGACCTTTGTCGGCAGCTCCGGACGAGTGTTTCCCACCGACATGAAGGCCGCACCGCTGCTGCGCGCCTGGCTCAAGCGCCTGCGCGAAGCCGGGGTGGTTATCCACACCCGCCATCGCTGGCTCGGCTGGAATGCCGACGCCAGCCTGCGCATCCAGCATCCCGAGGGAGAGCATGCGGTCCAGGTCGATGCGACCCTGCTGGCACTGGGTGGTGGCAGCTGGGCACGCCTGGGGTCCGATGGCGCCTGGCTACCCTTGCTGGAGCAATGCGGGGTCCAGGTAGCGCCGCTGCAGCCGAGCAACTGCGGTTTCGAGGTCAGTGCCTGGAGCGAGCTGCTGCGCAGCAAGTTCGCCGGCGCGCCCTTGAAGAATGTCGCTATCGGCTTGAATGACGACACGCCACGCCTGGGCGAGTGCGTGATCACCGCCCGCGGCATCGAGGGCAGCCTGATCTACGCCCTCTCGGCGCCCATCCGCGAGGCGATCAACCAGCATGGCCAGGGCACCCTGCATATCGACCTGTTGCCGGGCAAGCCCCGGGACAAGGTCCAGGCGGCGCTGGCCAAGCCCCGAGGCTCACGGTCGATGGCCAAGCACTTGCACAGCCAGTTGGGAATCGAAGGGGTGAAGGCCGCCCTGCTGCGGGAACTGACACCGGCCGAGTGCTTCAATGATCCGGCGCGGCTGGCTGCTGCGATCAAGGCGCTGCCACTGACGCTGGTGCAGGCCCGGCCACTGGACGAAGCCATCAGCAGCGCGGGTGGCGTGTGTTTCGAGGCACTGGATGAGCGCTTGATGACCCGGCAGGTACCAGGGCTGTTCTGCGCCGGAGAAATGCTCGACTGGGAGGCCCCCACTGGCGGCTACCTGCTGACCGCCTGCTTCGCCAGCGGGCGCCGCGCCGGGCGCGGCATCCTCGAATGGCTCGAGGAGCGCCACAGGCACTAG
- the tesB gene encoding acyl-CoA thioesterase II translates to MSHVLDDLVDLLTLEPIEENLFRGRSQDLGFRQLFGGQVLGQSLSAASQTVEEARHVHSMHGYFLRPGDAALPVVYQVDRVRDGGSFSTRRVTAIQKGNPIFTCSASFQYDEQGFEHQSSMPQVVGPENLPSELEIATQRAHLIPEHMREKLLCPKPIEVRPVTERDPYNPQPMDPVKYVWFRADGTLADNPALHKYLLAYASDFGLLVTSLLPHGKSVWQKDMQVASLDHALWFHADLRADDWLLYAMDSPWAGNSRGFSRGSVFNRAGQLVASVTQEGLIRHRKDWA, encoded by the coding sequence ATGAGTCATGTGCTGGATGATCTGGTCGATCTGTTGACCTTGGAACCCATCGAGGAAAACCTGTTTCGTGGGCGCAGCCAGGACCTGGGTTTTCGCCAGCTGTTCGGGGGCCAGGTACTCGGCCAATCGCTGTCCGCAGCCAGCCAGACGGTGGAGGAGGCGCGTCATGTGCATTCCATGCACGGCTACTTCCTGCGCCCCGGGGATGCCGCGCTGCCGGTGGTCTACCAAGTGGACCGGGTTCGCGATGGCGGCAGCTTCAGCACCCGGCGCGTGACGGCGATCCAGAAGGGCAACCCGATCTTCACCTGCAGCGCTTCGTTCCAGTACGACGAGCAGGGCTTCGAGCACCAGAGCAGCATGCCCCAGGTCGTCGGCCCGGAAAACCTGCCCTCGGAGCTGGAGATCGCCACACAGCGGGCGCACCTGATTCCCGAGCACATGCGTGAAAAACTGCTGTGCCCCAAGCCCATCGAAGTGCGCCCGGTGACCGAGAGGGACCCGTACAACCCGCAGCCGATGGACCCGGTGAAGTACGTCTGGTTCCGCGCCGACGGCACCCTGGCCGACAACCCGGCGCTGCACAAGTACCTGTTGGCCTACGCGTCCGACTTCGGCCTGCTGGTCACCTCGTTGCTGCCCCATGGCAAGTCGGTGTGGCAGAAGGATATGCAAGTGGCCAGCCTCGACCACGCCTTGTGGTTCCATGCCGACCTGCGTGCCGACGACTGGCTGCTGTACGCCATGGACAGCCCCTGGGCCGGCAACTCCCGGGGCTTCTCCCGGGGCAGCGTGTTCAACCGTGCCGGCCAACTGGTCGCCTCGGTGACCCAGGAAGGGTTGATTCGTCATCGCAAGGATTGGGCATGA
- a CDS encoding alpha/beta hydrolase: MRRLLAALLCLGSLGAQAAGHGVKVISPGRLELPAGELALGLSQDWRQPLPGVQRVLVIVHGRLRNAQTYLHSGETVARQAGQDATTLVIAPQFLNQDDIARHHLPASLLRWRGNAWMAGEPATAPQALSSYAALDAILLRLSDRQGFPDLREVVIAGHSGGAQVVQRYALASGDHAELQRAGIGLRFVVANPSSYAYFDAWRPVTVEPGACPGFNQWKYGLEGRPAYIAGLSPEQLERRYAGRDITYLLGQQDVDPEHPALDKGCAAEAQGAYRLVRGHNYFAYLLKRHPQGLRQRLVEVPGVGHDGDGMFTSAQGQAALFR, translated from the coding sequence GGCGCCCAGGCCGCTGGGCACGGGGTCAAGGTCATCAGCCCCGGGCGCCTGGAGCTGCCGGCCGGTGAACTGGCCCTGGGCCTGAGCCAGGACTGGCGCCAACCACTACCCGGCGTGCAGCGGGTGCTGGTGATCGTCCATGGCCGGCTGCGCAATGCCCAGACCTACCTGCACAGCGGCGAGACCGTCGCCAGGCAGGCCGGACAAGACGCCACGACCCTGGTGATCGCTCCGCAGTTTCTCAACCAGGACGACATCGCCCGCCATCACCTGCCCGCCAGCCTCCTGCGCTGGCGGGGCAACGCCTGGATGGCTGGCGAGCCTGCCACCGCGCCCCAGGCCCTGAGTTCCTACGCGGCGCTGGACGCCATCCTCCTGCGCTTGAGCGATCGCCAGGGCTTTCCCGACCTGCGGGAAGTGGTGATCGCCGGTCACTCGGGCGGCGCCCAGGTGGTGCAGCGCTACGCCCTGGCCAGTGGCGACCATGCCGAGCTGCAACGGGCCGGTATCGGCCTGCGCTTCGTGGTCGCCAATCCTTCGTCCTACGCCTACTTCGACGCCTGGCGCCCGGTGACTGTCGAGCCCGGCGCCTGCCCCGGCTTCAACCAGTGGAAGTACGGCCTGGAGGGGCGCCCGGCCTATATCGCCGGGCTGTCGCCGGAACAACTGGAACGCCGTTACGCGGGACGGGATATCACCTACCTGTTGGGACAACAGGACGTCGACCCCGAGCACCCGGCCCTGGACAAGGGCTGCGCTGCAGAAGCCCAGGGCGCCTATCGCCTGGTGCGCGGGCACAACTATTTCGCCTACCTGCTCAAGCGCCACCCCCAGGGCTTGCGCCAGCGCCTGGTGGAAGTGCCCGGGGTCGGGCATGACGGGGACGGGATGTTCACCTCGGCCCAGGGTCAGGCGGCGCTGTTCAGGTAG
- the yedA gene encoding drug/metabolite exporter YedA has protein sequence MPGQSRFPLPLIAAFFALYVIWGSTYLVIRIGVEYWPPLMLAGIRFVLAGSLMYAFLRWRGVPAPTWAQWKAAGVIGVLLLSFGNGAVTVAEHLGVASGVAALAVATVPLFTLLCGYFWGARNTRLEWAGILLGMIGIGMLNLGSNLQSSPLGAALLLFAAAAWAFGSVWSKHLPLPQGAMASAAEMLVGGVVLLLGSLLRGERLEAMPPMEGWLALAYLAGFGSIIAFNAYMYLLKHVRPAAATSYAYVNPAVAVLLGIVFVGESIGLEEALAMLVIISAVVLIGLPQWRKPKAVVRDEAA, from the coding sequence ATGCCTGGCCAAAGCCGTTTTCCCTTGCCGTTGATCGCCGCTTTTTTTGCCCTCTATGTGATCTGGGGTTCGACCTACCTGGTGATCCGCATCGGCGTCGAATACTGGCCGCCCCTGATGCTCGCCGGCATCCGCTTCGTGCTTGCCGGCAGCCTGATGTATGCCTTCCTGCGCTGGCGCGGGGTGCCCGCGCCGACCTGGGCACAATGGAAGGCGGCCGGGGTCATCGGCGTCCTGCTGCTGAGTTTCGGCAACGGCGCGGTGACGGTCGCCGAGCACCTGGGCGTGGCCTCCGGGGTGGCGGCCCTGGCGGTAGCCACGGTGCCCTTGTTCACCTTGCTCTGCGGTTATTTCTGGGGGGCACGCAATACCCGCCTGGAGTGGGCCGGCATTCTTCTCGGGATGATCGGCATCGGCATGCTCAACCTGGGTTCCAACCTGCAGTCCAGCCCTCTGGGAGCCGCCCTGTTGCTGTTCGCCGCAGCGGCCTGGGCCTTCGGTTCGGTCTGGAGCAAGCACTTGCCGCTGCCCCAGGGGGCCATGGCCAGCGCCGCGGAAATGCTCGTCGGCGGTGTGGTGCTGTTGCTCGGCAGCCTGTTGCGCGGTGAACGCCTGGAGGCCATGCCTCCGATGGAAGGCTGGCTGGCCCTGGCCTACCTGGCAGGTTTCGGTTCGATCATCGCCTTCAATGCCTACATGTACCTGCTCAAGCACGTGCGCCCGGCAGCCGCTACCAGCTATGCCTATGTCAACCCTGCGGTGGCGGTACTGCTGGGGATCGTTTTCGTCGGCGAGAGCATCGGTCTGGAGGAGGCGCTGGCGATGCTGGTGATCATCAGCGCCGTGGTACTGATCGGCCTGCCGCAATGGCGCAAGCCCAAGGCGGTGGTGCGGGACGAAGCGGCCTGA
- a CDS encoding GNAT family N-acetyltransferase, with the protein MEPILQLESARLLLRQWRDDDLQAFAAMCANPQVMRYFPAPLSRLESAALIGRIRGHFAEHGFGLWALERKDNGAFIGFTGLGVVGFEAPFTPAVEIGWRLAPEHWGLGYASEAAWTASRCAFERLALDEVVAFTTRTNLPSQKVMQAIGMQHAAGEDFDHPKLAGDHPLREHVLYRITREQWLETLHG; encoded by the coding sequence ATGGAGCCGATACTGCAACTGGAAAGCGCGCGCTTGTTGCTGCGCCAATGGCGTGACGATGACTTGCAGGCTTTCGCGGCGATGTGTGCCAATCCGCAGGTCATGCGTTACTTCCCCGCACCGTTGAGTCGCCTGGAAAGCGCCGCCTTGATCGGTCGCATACGCGGGCATTTTGCCGAGCATGGTTTTGGTCTCTGGGCCCTGGAGCGCAAGGACAACGGCGCCTTCATCGGTTTTACCGGCCTGGGCGTAGTGGGGTTCGAGGCGCCTTTCACCCCGGCGGTGGAAATTGGCTGGCGCCTGGCCCCTGAACATTGGGGCCTGGGTTACGCCAGCGAGGCAGCCTGGACCGCCTCGCGTTGCGCTTTCGAACGCCTGGCCCTGGACGAAGTGGTAGCCTTCACCACCCGGACCAACCTGCCATCGCAGAAAGTGATGCAGGCCATTGGCATGCAGCACGCCGCCGGGGAAGATTTCGATCATCCGAAACTCGCGGGTGATCACCCGCTGCGCGAGCATGTGCTGTATCGCATCACCCGAGAACAATGGTTGGAAACCTTGCATGGATAG
- a CDS encoding histone deacetylase, translated as MTLPLIYHDDYSPEFPPQHRFPMDKFRLLRDHLVDSGLTRDADLLRPELCPAEVLALAHDPGYIERYMSGELSREDQRRLGLPWSEALARRTVRAVGGSLLAAEQALEHGLACHLAGGTHHAHYDYPAGFCIFNDLAVISHYLLESGRVGRVLIFDCDVHQGDGTARILQHTTDAVTVSLHCEKNFPVRKAQSDWDIPLAMGMGDAEYLQVVDDALNYLLPLYQPDLVLYDAGVDVHQDDALGYLKLTDAGVAARDERVMRHCLGRDIPVMGVIGGGYSKDRQALARRHGILHHSAQRVWQSLGCR; from the coding sequence ATGACATTGCCGCTGATCTATCACGACGACTACAGCCCTGAATTCCCCCCGCAGCACCGCTTCCCCATGGACAAGTTCCGCCTGCTGCGCGACCACCTGGTGGACAGCGGCCTGACCCGGGATGCCGACCTGCTGCGCCCAGAGCTGTGCCCGGCCGAGGTGCTGGCGTTGGCCCACGACCCTGGCTATATCGAACGCTACATGAGCGGCGAGTTGTCCCGGGAAGACCAGCGGCGCCTGGGCCTGCCCTGGAGCGAGGCCCTGGCCCGGCGCACCGTGCGCGCGGTCGGCGGCTCGCTGCTGGCTGCCGAACAGGCGCTGGAGCATGGCCTGGCCTGCCACCTGGCCGGCGGCACCCACCATGCCCACTACGACTACCCGGCCGGGTTCTGCATCTTCAACGACCTGGCGGTGATCAGCCATTACCTGCTGGAAAGTGGCCGTGTGGGCCGCGTGCTGATCTTCGATTGCGACGTGCACCAGGGCGATGGCACCGCTCGAATCCTGCAGCACACCACCGATGCGGTGACTGTCTCGTTGCACTGCGAAAAGAACTTCCCGGTGCGCAAGGCCCAGAGCGACTGGGACATCCCCCTGGCCATGGGCATGGGCGATGCCGAGTACCTTCAAGTGGTGGACGACGCCTTGAACTACCTGCTGCCGCTGTACCAGCCGGACCTGGTGCTATACGACGCCGGGGTCGACGTGCACCAGGACGATGCCCTGGGCTACCTCAAGCTCACCGATGCCGGCGTGGCCGCGCGCGACGAGCGAGTCATGCGCCACTGCCTGGGCCGGGACATCCCGGTGATGGGCGTGATTGGCGGTGGCTACAGCAAGGACCGCCAGGCCCTGGCCCGGCGCCATGGCATCCTGCACCACAGTGCCCAGAGAGTCTGGCAGTCGCTGGGCTGCCGCTGA
- a CDS encoding Lrp/AsnC family transcriptional regulator translates to MDKYDRMLLANLLENGRATFAELARKVNLSAPAVAERVAKLEASGVITGYQAKVDMSKLGLPIQCVIELRLAQHGNQRSYDELVKIPQLTECHRVTGDPCVIMQAAVGSMPELEDLVNRIAQFGFSKTSIVLSSAIERRLPLGHLDGNGKPST, encoded by the coding sequence ATGGACAAGTATGACCGCATGCTCCTGGCCAACCTGCTGGAAAACGGCCGGGCGACTTTTGCCGAGCTGGCACGCAAGGTCAACCTTTCGGCGCCGGCCGTGGCCGAGCGGGTGGCCAAGCTCGAGGCCAGTGGCGTGATCACCGGCTACCAGGCCAAGGTCGACATGAGCAAGCTGGGCCTGCCGATCCAGTGCGTCATCGAATTGCGCCTGGCCCAGCATGGCAACCAGAGAAGCTACGACGAACTGGTCAAGATCCCCCAGCTCACCGAATGCCATCGGGTCACCGGCGACCCCTGCGTGATCATGCAGGCCGCCGTGGGGTCGATGCCGGAGCTGGAGGACCTGGTCAACCGCATCGCCCAGTTCGGTTTCAGCAAGACCTCCATCGTCCTGTCCAGCGCCATCGAGCGGCGCTTGCCCCTGGGGCACCTGGACGGCAACGGCAAACCTTCCACCTGA